In the genome of Odocoileus virginianus isolate 20LAN1187 ecotype Illinois chromosome 17, Ovbor_1.2, whole genome shotgun sequence, the window agggtgggggcagataCTGGTGGGAGGGGAGTCCTGGCTGGGGGCCCTCCTTGAAGGCTGAGGAGAAGCTGCGGCCTGACTGCGCCAAGCTCTGGGCCAGGAACCCACAGAAGCTGTGGAGCAGGGCTGCGGTCAGGCACAGGTGACAGGGGAAGGCCTCACACCGCCTCCAGGAGCTTTGTTCAGACTTCTGGTCCCCGAGCCTGTTTCGTGTTTGGTACAAAGTCACGGGCACTAATTGTCCTGGGCCGCAGCCAGCTTCCTGCTGAGCTGGCTGTGTACAGACAAGCAGTGGGGGAAGCCAGCCTGGGAGCAGAGGTTTATCTGCCTTCTGGGCTGGGCCGCACAGCCAGGCGGGCATCCCTGGAACCTGCCCCTCAACCTTTGTGGGTCCTACCCTGGGGCACCCCAGGAGAGGGGTCTGTGACCCGCCACAGAAGGGACAGACATGGAGTACCAGGGCCGAGGGCAGGAGTGGAGACAGCCTCCAGTTCTTTCGTCCAGAACCCCGCCCCCAGTGTCAGCCTTTGCGACCTGTGAATGCATGCATTCTTCCTGAATGGCTCCCCCCCCATTGTTCCCTGCTCACATTCCTCCATGGCTCCCTACTGCCCCATAGGGTCTTTCATCAACATCTGGCTGGGCCCACTCTACAGGCTCCGTAGCCCACCCTTCTCCCCCAAAGTCCTCCCGGTTCTCAGTCAGGCCTTTGTCGTCCTGAGTCTGGGGTGCCGCACCCTCTGCCCACCCTGACCAGCACTTCCTCATCTGTCACACGTCAGCCTGGATGCCAGCCTTCTCAGGAGGCTGCCCACAGCCAAGGTCATTACCTATCTGCTCCCCTGTCTCCAGTGTGGGGTCGTTGTCACGGTCACCCCTTTGTGGGCTGGGGACCTCGGCAGGGATCAGTGAATGACTTAGTATTCGAGGGCGACAGATGGGGGTGTTGCAGAAGGTGTGACAGGCCAGCACCCTCGGTGAGCACAGGGACCCCGGAGGGAATAAGAACCCTGTCACCAGGGCATGCAAAGGATTTCAGGCTCAGGTTCTCTGGGGCTTGTGTTAGAAATGGAGTTCCTGAACTCAGTCCTCCAGAGTGGGAGCTGGGGCAGTCGCAAGCTGGGCGACACTTGCACCCCCTGAGCCCGTCTGCCTCTTGCCCTGAGGTTTCACGTCAGGGTGCCCTCAGGTGTCCTCTCAACCCCCAGGTCTCAGCCAGGCCTGCCCTGCCTACCCTGGGGTCCCCCCACCACTGGGCTTTCATGCCTGCCCCTCCCTCCAAACAGGAAGCTCTCCTGACAGGAGGGGAGCCTGTCCCCAGATCCCGGCACATCTACAGACTTGCAGAGAGGGAGGGCTCTGATGCCCAGAGAAAGGCAGAAGGAATCTAGCCTTGACAGGGGGCTGGGCTGGACCAGGTCTGCCTCTGACGCCTGGGAGATCCTCTACTTCCTCTGTGTCTTGGCTCCCCTTCCGTGGTCTCTTGGGACCTCTCTGACCAGCTCCTGAGCTGACCATGCTGGCCCAGCAAGGGGGGATATGGCCATTTCCTGAACCGCCCTGGGAACCAGGCAGGGAGTTGGCTCTGCGGGAAGAGGGTGAGGTTGCCAGGATCCCTGCTTGCAGGGCTCAGGGAACGGGGACATCGTGGTGAcggggagatgggggtggggtgggggggtgggcacgGTGGTCACCCATGCTGGGAAGGCCACAGATCTGTCCAAGTGCAGGACCCAGGTCCCTCAGGGCAGCCCCGTACCCCACTGCACAGCCCCCAGCCATCTGCTGGACCTTCCTGAAACATGTCCACCTCCCCCTCCTGCTGGAGACCTGCAGTAGCATTCCCCAGGCTGGACCTGCCTCCCCTACCCACCTTGGCCAGGACCCACACATGCACCACCCCTTTCTCTAGGCCCTCCCTCTGTCTTATCCCTCCTGTCCACGCTCGCCTGGATCCCTCCCCAGGCCCAGGTAGGGTGCTCAGTGCTGGGTCATGTAATTCCGTCTCCTATCTCCAACCCAGAATCTCAGGGTGCGGAGCAGTGGAGGAACCGAGTTCTTCACGCGGTCGGCCACCAAGTTCAAGGGCGCCTTGGCCCAGAAGTTCATGTTCGTGGACGGCGACCGGGCCATCTGTGGCTCCTACAGGTGACTCTGGctttctggggggtgggggagaggcggCTCCAGTTCCCAGCTGATTTCTGCCCTTAATCCTGCCTATGACACCCCGGTTATTCTGGTTCACTGGTCCCCAAACTGCTGAGGTGTGAGTGGTGCTGGGCCCGCCTGCATGCCACCTGCCCATCTCAGAAGCAGGCAGAGTGACGCTTTTCTCCACCAGACTGTTGCTCCAGCCTCAAGGTGTCAGCAGCCCGGAGGTGGAGTGTGGGCAGGGCTCACAGGGCGGTCACTCTAAGAGCCGCTCAAGGGTGGGGGCGGGATGAGGCTGGCGGGGCCCAGCTCGACTGGGTTCATCAAGCAGGGGTAGGGGGCTGGGTGGGCAAGCAGATACTGATGGTGGCACAAGTCACTGTGCTGGACGCCACACCCTGTCCAGGCCGCACCCCCAGGAAGGGCTTGGTGCATGGGGCTGCCTGAGGCCCTGCGCCAGGCCTGACCCTGGGGCTCCAGCCCGCCCCTgcctctgctcccttctcccaAAAGCCTCctgtggctgcagtctgatggacACTGGCCTCTGGGTGCACTGGGGCGAGGGAGACCCCACACCTGACCAGGCCGCCGTCCTGTGTTGCAGCTTCACGTGGTCGGCCGCCAGGACAGATCGGAACGTGATCTCTGTGCTGTCGGGCCAGGTGGTGGAGATGTTCGACCGGCAGTTCCAGGAGCTGTACCTCATGTCACACAGCGTCAGCCTCAAGGACATCCCCATGGAGAAGGAGCCTGAGCCTGAGCCCATTGTGCTGCCCCCCTCGGTCCCGCTGGTGCCGTCGGGCACCATGGCCAAGAAGCTCGTCAACCCCAAGTACGCACTGGTCAAGGCCAAGAGCGCCGACGAGATCGCCAAGTCATCGTCCGAGAAGCAGGACACTACGAAGCCTGCGGGGGTGCAGGGCGCGGCCCTTGCTGAGCGCCCGGGAGACCTCCCCGAGCCTCCCCTGCCCGTGCACCCAGGGCTGCTCAACCTGGAGCGGGCCAACATGTTCGACTACCTGCCCACATGGGTGGAGCCCGACCCCGAGCCTGGCAGTGACATCCTGGGATACATTAACATTATCGACCCCAACATCTGGAACCCCCAGCCTAGTCAGATGAACCGTATCAAGATCCGAGACACGTCCCAGGCAGGGACTCAGCTGtggaggcagagccaggacccTGGCCCCACCCTCCAGTCCAGCGCCTCACCAGACAGCATCCCTGCCGAGAACAGCCTCCCCCAGGGGGACGCCCAGCCACGGCCGCCTGTGCCCAAGCCCCGGACGGTCCCAGTGGCAGACGTGCTTGCCCAGGAGGGCGGTGATGCTGACTGGGCCCTGGAGACTCCAGAGCAGGAATCACCCCACAACGGGACGGACCACGGGCTGCCCAGGACGGCAGGCCCAGGCCACGCCGCGCTTCAGCGGCAACTATCTGTGACCCCGGATGACCCCAATGGTGGGGGGCAGGTGGTCCCCAACGGGCTggacggggaggaggaggaagacgacGATGACTACGTGACCCTTAGTGACCAGGACAGCCTCTCAGGCAGCTCTGACCATGGCCCTGGCCCCCGGCGGGCCTCACTGGCCTCCTCCTCCGTGTCAGACGAGTATTTCGAGGTGACGGATCGCTCGGCCTGTCTCCGGAGGCGCCACTCGGAGCAGGTGGCCAACGGGCCGGCCCAGCCCCCCCGCCGACAGCTGAGTGCCCCCCACATGACCCGTGGAACCTTCGGCGGAGCCCTTAGTGGCTCCTCATGGGCCCAGGGTCAGGAGAGAGAAGAGGCGGGCACCCAGAGGAGAATGCAGGCTGCACGCCCTGTGGACCAGGAGGCACAGGTGGGTCGGGGTCCTGGGAGCCCCAGCCCCAGGACTAAGCACCCACAGGTGCCACCTGCTGGGCATCCCTGGTGCTGATGGCTTTCTGTGTTATGGGGAAATCTCATGGTGGGGGGGTGGTAGCAACCAGGCAGGGCTTACATGCTGCAGGTCACTACCCAGTGTCCCATAGAAGCAGCCTGAGCCAGGGAACAGGAGCCAGAAGAAGACACATGTAGCAGGCCCAGAGGTGACAAGTGTGCAGGGTCACACGGGTGGTCTGCTCCCGAGTTTGTGATGAGGGGATGGCGGTGCACAGAGGTATTCCTTCACACtgtgaggtcacacagcagtaGGTGGCCTTTGCCCGGACCTCATATCCAGCTATCTCCATGTGGATCCCTTTGACTGTGGCCCGGGGACCATGTCCCTCCCTGCACCCCCAGGCCAGGAAACAGCTTGCCTGTCCTTGGCCCCTCCTGGCACCCTCCACATCCTGCAACCCCGGCCCCGGAGCGTGTCCTACCTGGGAACAGCACGCGGCTGATCATGCCCGGCATGACGATCAGACCCATGGGCAACATCTTGAGATAGCTGGCCAGGATGGAGCCCCCCTTGGCGTGGTTCAGGTCCCGGGCGGACAGTGACCGCTGCACGATGacctgggggcaggggaaggggtgaGTCCCAGCTGCCCCGGATTCCTCCTCCGCGGGGCTCAGGGAGTGTGTGAGATAGAAGCTGACCTGTCAGCCCTGGATGCGCCCTCCCCGACCCCCAACAGCACCCCTGCTGGTTGTCTGAGCATCTGGGGCCCAGGTTCTCTCCAGGACTCAATCTTCCCATCTGTCAAACAGAGGAGTGTTGGTCCTGCCCAGGCTGTCACCCCGGCAGTTGTGAGGGCTGGAGAAAACCATGGAGAGATGTCAGGGACCAACCCCCACCACCCTCTCGCCACCTCCTGCACTGTCACGAGAGGCCGGCAAGCTAATGCACGTGTCAGGAGTAGACACTGGTTCCAGCTGTGTCTTGTGTCCCAGGCAGAGGTCTGGAGCTTTAGGACCTGGGTTTGGGGAAGCTCGCATGTCAGTTTTGGAAGGAGCTAGAAGCTGCAATATGAGGGTAATTCTTCATGCAGCCGCAGGCGACGCCtatctgggcctcaatttccagATCTGCAGAATGGGAGGGGGGGAGTCGGAACTGATGGCACCTGAGATCCTCTCAGTTCTGACACCACGACTCTACTTTTAAGAACATGGGGCTTTAAACAGCTTTACCGAGATATGATTCACACACAGTTCAGCCACGTAAAGCATACGACTCCATGGTTTCTAGTATGTTCCCAGTTGTGCAGTCTAAACTTTTAAATGCAAGTATTTTTCAGTTGCTGTTCTGCAGTTTAAACCACTTCCTGCAGTTCAGAAGTAGAAATTCTTTGTGATTTTCACTTATTTCCCAAACACGCGAGTTTGACAAGTAGCTCCTAGCAGTTCCCTCTGACATGGCTGTTGGTGAAGCAATTAATTACAGGGTCCCAGTCAGGGTGAGCTctaaaatagatgttttcttgCTAAATCAGGCAGGGACAGAGCAATTTTCAAAGCTTGAAGGGTGCAGTCAATGGAATCTACTAGAACATTCCTTGGGTTCACTTGGTGACTCCACCCTCCCTGGCTCATCCTCCAGCACCTTTTCATCAACTGAAGAAAATTACCTACGTTTACATCAAAGCAAAGGGGCAGGAAGGACACACATGGGAAATAGAGGCTTGCAgactgttttttttgttttttttttatctttggctgtgctgggtcttcgttgctatgcttgggttttctctagttgcagcgagacGGGGGCtactcctgttgtggagcacaggctctaggtgcatgggcctcaggcacaagcttagttgctccacagcatgtgggatcttcctggaccagggattaaacctgtgtctcctgtgttggcaggtggattcctaaccactggccagcagggaagcccctatagcCTGTTCTTCACCAAGGACCTCAGGTGCTTCCTTGATGCAATCTTTCTCCATCTTTCCCCGGGTTCTTGCTTGGGTGAAGGTATTAAGTACCTAGTAGTTAGGCGCCTACTGGTCCTTACTTGATCTAACGTCTGCTGCTTGGGGACAGTTAACATACTGGGGAGCAAGTGCAGAATCACAGGGTTGTGCATAGGTGTGGACACAGCCTTTGTTTTAGGGTAAACCTTTGCTTTGACAAAAGTGGATTTTCTAAAGGCTAGAAATGGCAAGTGTTCATCCTTGAGGCCTTTAGGTGCCCATTTGGGTTTGGCACCTTAAGAGAAACTGTCATGAGCCTCTTCAGAGGTCCCTCTAAGTGTCTCAGAAAGTGCCCTCAAGATTGTAAACTTGCTCGATAAAGGAGGTCTGGATCAGAGATGGTGATTCTTGAAAATTTTGGCTTCGGTGCAATTTTCTTCTTATAGTCACCTcaagataaaagcaaaagcatGTCCTTGGAGGCATACTCACACATACTAACTGTGGAAGCCCATCCCATGCAGACTGAACAGCACATGGATGGTGGCTGGGCTGCATACAGAAATAgaactttgggacttccctggtggttcagtggttagcgctggcttcagtccctggctggggaactaagatcccacaagccttgtggctcaaccaatagaaaaaaaatatagtacTCTGATCCACGACCCGTGGCAAcctgcctgggaaacctctgccctgatctctctcagagccaggCAGGAAGGCAGATAGCTGTTTCCAGCACCCGCCCAGGAAGCTGCATGGTGACTTTGTAACGATCAGCCCCAGGTGACCAGGACCTAATTAATAACTGGCAGCTTCTCTAACTGTTGTCTCCAACTCGTCCCCCGACCCTGACCATTCTCACGGGCGCCCAGTTTGAGTCCCTGCTTCCTGTGTCCCCAGGCTGGTGGCCTCCTGtcagttcccccacccccacccccagcctcccctctgTGCCTCTGCAGAGGTTCCCCCTCCTCTGCTTGCCTTTGAGCTTCTGCCAAATGTGAGGGACGGGAGCCACCTCCCCTGCTGCAGTTCAGAATAAACTGCCTTTGCTTTTCTTAAAACATGGCCGGTGCCAGGCTGGCAGCGCAGGGGCTGCAGGGCAGGCTGGTTCCACCTCCTCTCCACCAGCTCTAACTTGGGACAGTCCACTCCTCACTTTGGGCCTCCGTTTCCCTGTCTGCAGTGAGGGGTGAGCTGTGGTTCTCTGTAGACCCTCCCCTCGATGTCCTGTGATTACAAGAGCTGGGGCTGCACTCCTTGAAGGAGCCTTTCCCTGAATCCCTACTGTCTTCTGTGACTCCACTCCATATGCTCTCGGtggccaggcctggggcaggaGCAGGACAGTCGTGGTTGCCCCACTCCGCAGTTGGAGAAGTGGTGCCCCCGCAGGCCAGGCCAGGACCACCGCCCCGGCCCCAGCAGCGTCAGCACTGTTGCCACACGGGCCCTGCCTGAGGCCGCTCCCTCCTCCCGCTCAGCCATGGGACCTCCCGGGAAGTGCTGTGTCCTCGTCTGCAAGGTGGGATGTGACCCCCGACCCTCAGGATTGCTGCACAGCCTGGATGAGGCTGCGTGTGGACTGCCAAGCTCAGGTCTGGCTGACTGGCGGCAAGTCATGGAGTGTGGGCGTCCATCAGGGTCATCGCAGGGTCACCCGTGGCCCTGTGCCGGCCTAGGAGCGTTTAGACGCTCGGCTGcgagaaggggacgagaggaaCTCGTGGGAACGGGGGTGACAGGAGGTGACGGGGGCTGTGCACTCAACACGACACCCAGTCTGCAGCAGATCCTGAGGGTTGTGGTCGCTGCGGACAGACCCAGCTGCTGCCCGAGAGGGATGGTCCGTCTGAAACTGCAGCTGCGACAGGAGACCCAAGTGTGCTCCAGCACCGCCGGAGCGGGCAGGCCTGGGGTCCTTCCTGTCTGTGCGCCTCTCCGCTGTGCAGATGAGCAGCTGCAGCGGGAGGGTATGGCAGCCCCCAGACAGGAGCCCTGTGCCTGGCCGGCCCCCACCTCCTGTTTCATTGGTTTTGTTGGGTTCTGTGCGTCGCCTACATGCTGTGGCTGAGCTGGGAGACACTGAAATGTCTGAAGAAGGTGAAAAGCACTCATGGCCCCAGCACACAGAGCTGCTACGTGGCGCTGATCACACCATGGGGCTGCCTGGATCAGGGGCTGAGTAGGACCCAGTGGACTGGTACCTGCGTGGTGGGGGATCTGGTCCGAGGCCCAGCGGTTCCTCGGGTAGACCTAGCCTGGGCAGGAGGGGGACAGGGAGGTCGGGCTGAGGCCAGACATGGCCCCAAGCTCCTGACACTCTGGACCCCCATGGGGTCAGCAGTGCCTCTGCCTTCCCATGTGACCTTATCCATGAAGGAGGCCAATCCAACCTGACCTCCAGGCCAGGCTGTGTGCTGACTCACTCGGCCTTCATGGGAAAATCTCTTGAATGCTGTCCAGCCCTGGACACTGGGCCATGCCAGGCCCATGCTAAGTGGGGAGGGAATGAAAGGTGCCTGGTGAGGAAGGGGCTCCGACTGGTCCACAGGGCTGCCAGGCACCCGCTGCCCACCCTCCACTGCTGGCCTTTCATCCAGACCCTCAGTCACCTGGGCTAGGCCTCAGATCTCCCAGGTGCTGGGCAGACGCCTGCAGTGGGTACAGCCTACAGGGACTCTTGAGCATATCACCATGTCACATGTTACCATGTCACTTatcacaggtggggaaactggcCCAGGACCCTTCCCACCTGGATTGTGTCCCGCAGTCACAACCCAGATAGGGTCTCCTGGCGAGCACATGGAACACCTACACTTGGGAGATGCAGAGTGCCCCTTACTGGCTGGCACCCACCCTGGCCTCAGCGTCCCGTCCTGTGGATGGGACTGCCGGGCCCGCCTCACAGGAAGTCTGTCCCCATTCGCTCTACCGTGACTGGCTGGGTTGACTCTCGGCCAAGCAGCCTCAGTCCGAGGGTGGGGTCCTCAGGCCGAGGGTCCAGAATCAAGGATGGTGGTCAGGCCAGTGCCCCTGAGGGCCCCTGCCACCCAAGTGCTGCCTGGAGGTACCCACGGCCTTCAGGCAGGCAAGACATTATCTGCTTCTGCCCAGGGAGGGAGCATGGCCCCCTGAGGCCACCTGGTGCCTGCTTGGAAGGAGGACCCCGCCCCCAGGCACCAGAGACCTGGCCCAGGTGGAGGCCCATCTGCCCCCTTACagacgggggggtgggggtgggcagggcctcGGGGAGGAGCAGGCACTGGCCTTGATGTGACCACGAGGGCAGGATCACTCCAGTAGTACCTGTgggaaaacaggaaggaaggaaacgtGTCCAGGACGCCcagctggtgggggcagggccagggAGTAAAGCCAGGCATGCTCGCTGCAGGCCAGAGCCCTCACGAAGGGATGGAGCTGCCTCCAGCGCCCGGGTCTCACCTCTCCACTCTCTCTCCACCAGTGCCAGCGGTTTCACCACTATGGAAGCCCTGCCTCGGGCACCAGAGAGAAAGATGGCTTCCCGCGACCATTGAGGACCCTGGGACCCCCACGGTTCCGCCCCACTGCCGACGGCCCTGAGAGCTCCAGCAGGAAAGCAGGCCCAGCTGTGGCAAGCCCCCAGCA includes:
- the FAM83G gene encoding protein FAM83G; its protein translation is MAFSQVQCLDDSHVNWRSSEAKPEFFYSEEQRLALEALAARGRDAFYEVLKRENIRDFLSELELRRILETIEVYDPGSEDPRAGAQPRGPEDGEAASAAGGTPTEAEPLPSLEYWPQKSDRSIPQLDLGWPDTIAYRGVTRASVYMQPPIDGQAHIKEVVRKMISQAQKVIAVVMDMFTDVDIFKDLLDAGFKRKVAVYIIVDESNVKYFLHMCERARMHLGHLKNLRVRSSGGTEFFTRSATKFKGALAQKFMFVDGDRAICGSYSFTWSAARTDRNVISVLSGQVVEMFDRQFQELYLMSHSVSLKDIPMEKEPEPEPIVLPPSVPLVPSGTMAKKLVNPKYALVKAKSADEIAKSSSEKQDTTKPAGVQGAALAERPGDLPEPPLPVHPGLLNLERANMFDYLPTWVEPDPEPGSDILGYINIIDPNIWNPQPSQMNRIKIRDTSQAGTQLWRQSQDPGPTLQSSASPDSIPAENSLPQGDAQPRPPVPKPRTVPVADVLAQEGGDADWALETPEQESPHNGTDHGLPRTAGPGHAALQRQLSVTPDDPNGGGQVVPNGLDGEEEEDDDDYVTLSDQDSLSGSSDHGPGPRRASLASSSVSDEYFEVTDRSACLRRRHSEQVANGPAQPPRRQLSAPHMTRGTFGGALSGSSWAQGQEREEAGTQRRMQAARPVDQEAQCQRFHHYGSPASGTREKDGFPRPLRTLGPPRFRPTADGPESSSRKAGPAVASPQHWQAKSGPGPRLLPGPASPRPVRNASALANSRATEEHPSPFGIPYSKLSQSKHLKARTGGSQWAPSDSKRRAHAPRDRKDP